Proteins found in one Mycoplasma sp. 1578d genomic segment:
- a CDS encoding fructose-specific PTS transporter subunit EIIC encodes MKITSLFKNEDTIFIDKEFISKNEAILFLSQELEQKKYVSNAKQAYQLFRERENQGSTGIGDKIAMPHIGSEIVLKSTLIFARVKELNWESLDGQDVKYIFGIVLSDNERENAHLKIMQRLSQLLLNQQFKKDLDQISTPKEFIQLIDRYEAEIQANQANNLTSSYDIVAVTACPTGIAHTFMAKQKLYEQAQEMNVSIKIETQGADGVDNKLTDQEIANAKGIILAVDREIEKSRFANSDNVLEISTQKAIHKPQEQINKILNRQGAKLQGVTVNTDNTQAAMTFDGFAGKMWRSLMSGISHMLPFIIFGGIMLAIGFVIDMIIGAANSRDLNSADFLKNFGFNYSASNLVFSIGKIALGLAVPVLAAYITYALVGRQGLLPGFVIGAIASGQLSKTYNFLAPSIASSGVTNPDGFLGTGSGFVGGIFGAFFAATMVIVFAKYIFGKLPQTMQGIKNILFIPLFGTLAISILFWAVNIVLIYINLGLVLFLQLFQGKPYLAWLLGLILGIMMATDLGGPINKSAYIFGTLSIASSGPSGSVAMAAAMIAGMVPPLGISLSMFISKKLWSREDREAGKVSNILFGLSFISEGAIPYTSKNPKVLVPANIVGGAVAGLISAALGVSIIAPHGGIFVVFLAKSTLVNGIGSQIGLGISFFILSLIAGTLASTGTIWLMNYINRKNLSWTSKFKFKKDHPTKAVK; translated from the coding sequence ATGAAAATAACAAGTTTATTTAAAAATGAAGATACCATTTTTATTGATAAAGAATTTATCTCAAAAAATGAAGCTATCTTGTTTTTAAGTCAAGAATTAGAACAGAAAAAATACGTTTCTAATGCTAAACAAGCGTATCAACTTTTTAGAGAACGTGAAAATCAAGGTTCAACCGGAATTGGTGATAAAATTGCAATGCCACATATTGGATCAGAAATTGTGCTCAAAAGTACTTTAATCTTTGCTCGAGTTAAAGAACTTAATTGAGAATCGCTCGATGGGCAAGATGTTAAGTACATTTTTGGAATTGTCTTATCAGATAATGAACGTGAAAATGCTCATTTAAAAATTATGCAAAGATTATCCCAATTATTGCTTAATCAGCAATTTAAGAAAGATTTAGATCAAATTAGTACTCCAAAAGAATTTATTCAACTAATTGATCGCTATGAGGCAGAGATTCAAGCTAATCAAGCGAATAATTTAACTAGCTCGTATGATATAGTAGCAGTAACTGCTTGTCCTACTGGGATTGCCCACACTTTTATGGCTAAGCAAAAATTATATGAACAAGCTCAAGAAATGAATGTTTCAATTAAAATCGAAACTCAAGGAGCTGATGGAGTTGATAATAAATTAACAGATCAAGAAATTGCTAATGCCAAAGGAATCATTTTGGCAGTGGATCGTGAAATTGAAAAATCACGTTTTGCTAATAGTGATAATGTGCTTGAAATTTCAACCCAAAAAGCTATTCATAAACCACAAGAACAAATTAATAAAATTCTAAATAGACAAGGAGCTAAACTTCAAGGAGTTACTGTAAATACTGATAATACTCAAGCGGCTATGACCTTTGATGGATTTGCCGGTAAAATGTGGCGTTCATTAATGTCAGGAATCTCACATATGCTTCCATTTATTATCTTTGGTGGAATCATGCTTGCCATTGGATTTGTCATTGATATGATTATTGGAGCGGCAAATTCAAGAGATTTAAACTCTGCAGACTTTTTAAAAAACTTTGGATTTAATTATTCAGCTTCCAACCTAGTCTTTTCAATTGGTAAAATTGCTCTTGGACTAGCTGTACCAGTGCTAGCAGCTTATATTACTTATGCTCTAGTAGGACGTCAAGGATTGCTGCCTGGATTTGTGATTGGAGCTATTGCTAGTGGGCAATTATCTAAAACTTACAACTTTTTAGCTCCAAGTATTGCTAGCTCAGGAGTTACAAACCCTGATGGGTTCTTAGGAACAGGCTCAGGGTTTGTCGGAGGAATTTTTGGTGCTTTTTTTGCCGCAACTATGGTTATAGTTTTTGCTAAATACATTTTTGGTAAATTACCACAAACCATGCAAGGAATCAAAAATATTCTCTTTATTCCTTTATTTGGAACTTTAGCAATTTCAATTTTATTTTGAGCAGTAAATATTGTTCTTATTTACATTAATTTAGGATTGGTTTTATTCTTACAATTATTCCAAGGAAAACCTTATTTAGCTTGATTGCTTGGATTAATTTTAGGAATTATGATGGCCACAGATTTAGGTGGGCCAATTAATAAATCAGCTTATATTTTCGGTACCTTATCAATTGCTTCAAGTGGTCCAAGCGGAAGTGTGGCTATGGCAGCAGCAATGATTGCTGGAATGGTACCACCACTTGGAATTTCGCTTTCAATGTTTATTAGTAAGAAGTTATGATCAAGAGAGGATCGTGAAGCTGGTAAAGTCTCAAATATTCTCTTTGGACTTTCGTTTATTTCAGAAGGAGCTATTCCTTATACATCGAAAAACCCAAAAGTACTTGTCCCTGCTAATATTGTAGGTGGAGCTGTTGCTGGATTAATTTCAGCAGCTTTAGGAGTATCAATTATTGCTCCTCACGGTGGAATTTTTGTAGTCTTTCTAGCTAAAAGTACTTTAGTAAATGGTATTGGATCGCAAATTGGACTAGGAATTTCATTCTTTATTCTCTCATTAATTGCAGGAACATTAGCTTCAACCGGAACCATTTGATTGATGAATTATATTAACCGTAAAAACTTAAGTTGAACAAGTAAATTTAAGTTTAAAAAAGATCACCCAACAAAGGCAGTGAAATAG
- a CDS encoding MIP family Ig-specific serine endopeptidase → MKFKKFLLVFSSVLPIGLIGCNLNNQVQINEPVLTPPINPPKEQKNQQPETKIQSDNNDNNQQNSSNPENSKIVPIDESKDERPKQEQPVNKSDSSINNNNNNSVKENDSEPKPSGPKVEDKPISVPSSTPNPEPVKSKIITPSVLTPAKLKPTPKPVVNAPVKPIETVHPKPKPQPPVPKQSDATKPKPKPETVSPKQIETLAKFTPSIADKSTYLKDNDQYIQSIKRRTFSLRWSYDEFDPEKLTVTKKITTSGTIWLLDYAHIQKGRFKLYFGTNYHVASNLFSSRDYKIYQQPKKLQKYIPQNFQLTWAGDAYDSTPELDSYNWYSARIGFDSQIITFRNFFLAQNFMDKQSVPAEYGPYFADFAVIEMDVDLNALYDIYLSSNNISARNLIIKIEGAINELNRSIARFKKPNDKNTYLLNNKSLPYATLDYATVRNIGKWSQYSTPNELSNLLNQYLSTYQYALAPQNLYSFGYPSSGKGGLEIYKSIQNSQKDTLGPDKTDPSLNFSINDNFHFRPFDKDSQYFNNQVAMKFYGFLDSFQTQNGPKPGASGSLILNEQALPVGLLLGHLTLTNQHGQPINNDSKISTVLFQPFSLNQPIFSPYTKSTIQAYNLIDHTSSKLYPHQKVSYRSRLNDVYGKDFKTAIFGGQLVNFR, encoded by the coding sequence TTGAAATTTAAAAAATTCTTACTTGTTTTTAGTTCTGTTTTACCGATCGGTTTAATAGGATGTAATTTAAATAATCAGGTTCAAATTAATGAACCTGTTTTAACTCCACCAATTAATCCTCCCAAAGAACAAAAAAACCAGCAACCAGAAACCAAAATACAATCTGATAATAATGATAATAATCAGCAAAATTCTTCAAATCCTGAAAATTCTAAAATAGTACCAATCGATGAATCCAAGGATGAAAGACCTAAACAAGAGCAACCTGTAAATAAGTCAGATAGTTCAATTAATAATAATAATAATAATAGTGTTAAGGAAAATGATTCAGAGCCAAAACCAAGCGGACCTAAGGTCGAAGATAAACCTATTTCAGTTCCAAGTTCTACTCCAAATCCTGAACCAGTAAAATCAAAAATAATTACTCCAAGTGTTCTAACGCCTGCTAAGCTTAAACCAACACCCAAGCCAGTTGTAAATGCTCCAGTAAAACCAATTGAAACTGTTCACCCTAAACCTAAACCCCAACCACCTGTTCCTAAACAATCTGATGCAACAAAGCCAAAGCCAAAGCCTGAAACTGTTTCTCCAAAACAAATTGAAACTTTAGCTAAATTCACTCCAAGTATAGCTGACAAAAGTACATATTTAAAAGATAATGATCAATATATCCAGTCAATTAAGCGAAGAACTTTTTCGTTGAGATGATCGTATGATGAATTTGATCCTGAAAAATTAACTGTTACAAAAAAAATAACTACTAGCGGAACTATTTGATTATTAGATTATGCGCATATTCAAAAAGGAAGATTTAAATTATATTTCGGGACCAATTATCACGTTGCTTCGAATTTATTTTCCTCAAGAGATTATAAAATTTATCAACAACCAAAAAAATTACAAAAATACATTCCTCAAAATTTTCAACTAACCTGAGCTGGAGATGCATACGATTCAACTCCTGAATTAGATTCATATAATTGATACAGTGCTAGAATTGGATTTGATAGTCAAATAATAACCTTTAGAAACTTCTTTTTAGCTCAAAACTTCATGGATAAACAATCAGTGCCAGCAGAATATGGACCATATTTTGCTGATTTTGCTGTAATTGAAATGGATGTAGACTTAAACGCTTTATATGATATATATTTATCATCTAATAATATTAGTGCACGAAATTTAATTATTAAAATCGAAGGTGCTATTAATGAATTAAATAGAAGTATTGCTAGATTTAAAAAACCTAATGATAAAAATACTTATTTACTAAATAACAAATCACTTCCTTACGCAACATTAGATTATGCAACCGTAAGAAACATTGGTAAATGATCTCAATACTCTACTCCAAACGAGTTAAGTAATTTATTAAATCAATATTTAAGTACTTATCAATATGCACTAGCTCCACAAAACTTATATAGTTTTGGTTATCCATCGTCTGGTAAAGGTGGATTAGAAATTTATAAATCAATTCAAAATTCACAAAAAGACACTTTAGGACCAGATAAAACTGATCCATCACTTAATTTTTCAATTAATGATAATTTCCATTTTAGACCATTCGATAAAGATTCGCAATATTTTAACAATCAAGTAGCGATGAAATTTTATGGATTTTTAGATAGTTTCCAAACTCAAAATGGTCCAAAACCAGGAGCATCTGGCTCGTTAATTTTAAACGAACAAGCACTTCCAGTGGGATTATTGCTTGGTCATTTAACTCTAACTAATCAACATGGTCAACCAATTAACAATGATTCAAAAATTAGTACTGTTCTCTTTCAACCTTTTTCATTAAACCAACCTATTTTCTCACCATATACTAAATCTACAATTCAAGCTTATAATCTAATTGATCATACATCAAGTAAATTATATCCACATCAAAAAGTATCATATCGCTCACGCTTGAATGATGTTTATGGAAAAGATTTTAAAACAGCAATTTTTGGTGGACAGTTAGTAAATTTTAGATAA
- a CDS encoding DUF31 family protein, giving the protein MVKIKKIMLVFSSFLPIGLIACNTNNSFQSQNTVLNSLKESQQDLGFRMPKTNYQNSTKNTKNDTITPRIKDKLTTNINPKDSNQASNSEPKKQERVELDPSNAPTGTKLKNNDQYIQSINNRTFLLRLYLEDNTQKEENGKSTVLKAGTVWLFDYAHEKNNKFKLFFATNYNTALNLFSEKDYQVYQQPQKLERYKPLKYSFSWTKDPYYDNFFGKHDNNLKIYENNFDNSQITLRNFYLAQDFMNQKAVPAEYGHYFANFAIIEMDLDLDTLSDNKDSSKSQEFKQKIISAITEVNESIERFEHPENQAIYLMNNKTIPYATLDYQTTNKIRDLSRESSGEKVNSLINTYLKDYEYSFKPDAIYSFGYNISPLIKRQQYQEEWVEIFNTLSNNIYYNDNYRWNKNENENKNILGRNPRDPELNFKVNDSWHLTSYDRETSYFNDWVDMKFYGNLVSVNLPHSSQKLSAGSLILNEQALPLGLIIDSSRNINGYDNYDQKGITLFQPFTQNIPTFQYRTQTTIQPYNLIDHTSNNLYQDQKISYRSRLNDVYGKDFKTAIFGGQLVNLK; this is encoded by the coding sequence ATGGTTAAGATTAAGAAAATAATGCTTGTTTTTAGTTCTTTTTTACCAATTGGTTTAATTGCATGTAATACAAATAATTCATTTCAAAGTCAAAATACTGTTCTAAATTCATTAAAAGAATCTCAACAAGATTTGGGTTTTAGAATGCCAAAAACCAATTATCAAAACAGCACTAAAAACACAAAAAATGACACTATTACCCCTAGAATTAAAGATAAATTAACTACAAATATCAATCCAAAAGATTCAAATCAAGCAAGTAATTCTGAACCTAAGAAGCAAGAAAGAGTTGAACTAGATCCTAGCAATGCCCCTACAGGAACTAAATTAAAAAATAATGATCAATATATTCAATCTATTAACAATCGTACATTTCTCCTAAGGTTATATTTAGAAGATAATACTCAAAAAGAAGAAAATGGAAAATCTACAGTTTTAAAAGCTGGAACTGTTTGATTATTTGATTATGCCCATGAAAAAAATAATAAATTCAAACTCTTTTTTGCAACTAATTACAATACAGCTCTAAATTTATTTTCAGAAAAGGATTATCAAGTTTACCAACAGCCTCAAAAATTAGAACGATATAAACCTTTAAAATATAGTTTTTCTTGAACTAAAGATCCTTATTATGACAATTTTTTTGGTAAACATGACAATAATTTAAAAATTTATGAAAATAATTTTGATAATTCACAAATTACTCTTAGAAATTTTTATTTAGCTCAAGATTTTATGAATCAAAAGGCAGTGCCAGCAGAATATGGCCACTATTTTGCTAATTTTGCAATTATAGAAATGGATCTAGATTTAGATACATTATCAGATAATAAAGACTCTTCAAAATCACAAGAATTCAAACAAAAAATAATATCTGCTATTACCGAAGTTAATGAAAGTATTGAACGGTTTGAACATCCAGAAAATCAAGCTATTTATTTAATGAACAATAAAACAATTCCATATGCTACTTTAGATTATCAAACCACAAATAAAATTCGTGATCTTTCACGTGAATCATCGGGTGAAAAAGTGAATTCGCTAATTAACACATATTTAAAAGATTATGAATATAGTTTTAAACCAGATGCTATTTATAGTTTTGGTTACAATATATCTCCATTAATAAAAAGACAACAGTATCAAGAAGAATGAGTAGAAATTTTTAATACATTAAGTAATAATATTTATTATAATGATAATTATCGTTGAAATAAAAACGAAAATGAAAATAAAAACATTTTAGGCAGAAATCCACGTGATCCTGAATTAAATTTCAAAGTTAATGATTCTTGACATTTAACATCTTACGATAGAGAAACTTCTTATTTTAACGATTGAGTTGATATGAAGTTTTATGGAAATTTAGTTTCGGTAAATCTTCCACACAGCTCTCAAAAGCTTTCTGCTGGTTCATTAATTCTTAACGAACAAGCTCTACCATTAGGTTTAATAATCGATAGTTCAAGAAATATAAATGGTTATGACAATTATGATCAAAAAGGAATTACATTATTCCAACCTTTTACACAAAATATCCCAACTTTTCAATACAGAACTCAAACCACCATCCAACCATATAATCTAATCGATCACACATCAAATAATTTATATCAAGACCAAAAAATTTCATATCGTTCACGTTTAAATGATGTTTACGGGAAAGATTTTAAAACAGCAATTTTTGGTGGGCAATTAGTTAATTTAAAATAA